In the genome of Bacteroides mediterraneensis, the window AAGCAATTTCAGAAATGTTCATCGCACGGCTTACCTTATTCTTCAACAGAAGTTCACGCGCCAGATTCAAACGATAATTACGAATAAACTGACCGGCCGACTGCCCCGTCAAGCTCTGCATTTTTTTATTCAACAAACTCTTACTGATTCCTATAGCCTCAATAAAATCACTAACCTCAAAGTCGGGGTTCTTGTAGTTTTCCTTTACCACCTCCATGGCTTTACTCAAGAACTTCTTATCACCAGAATTTTCTTCTATCTCCAATGAATCCGTATTCATATCAATAGAGAATTTTCGTTGTAGACGTTTTCGATTTTCCAAAATATTCGATATACGGGCTAACAGCATATCTTCATCAAAAGGCTTCAGCAGAAAAGCGTCAGCTCCCATCTTATAACTTTCCAGACGAGCCTCATCCGAGGTTTTGGCCGTTAACATCAAAAATGGGATATGAGAAATGGAAAAATCACTTTTCACCCTACGGGACAGTTCCATTCCGTCCATCACCGGCATCATCAAATCGCTGATGATAAAATCTACATTGCTGGCACGCAATACCGTCAGAGCCTCTTCACCCTGAGAAGCCTCCAGTACATTATAATACTCCACTAAAATGGAACGGATATAATCACGCATATCCTTATTGTCTTCTACTACCAGTACTGTCATTCTTCCATTACGTGGGATATCTACTATCACATCCTCCTTATCAGCTTCTGAATCCAGTTGAACTTTAGACTCACCATATAGAGCTGGCAGAAGGATACGGAAAGAAGCTCCTTTCACCGGATTGTTCTTGGCATAAATTTTTCCATTAAGCAAACCAATCAGCTCCCGACATAGATAAAGACCTATTCCCGTTCCGCTCTGTCCGCTCACAGATTCCTGACTCTGATTGTCCGACTGATAGAACTGTGAAAAAATACGCTCCATATCCTGCTCCGGGATTCCCTTTCCTGTGTCACGTACACTGATAAATAGTTTTTTATCCTTTTCAGGGCCAACCACTCCCACATAAATACCAATACTACCTCCTTTCGGGGTAAATTTCAAAGCATTACTAATCAAATTAGTCATAATCTTACGCATCACATCCTCATCAAACATTAGGAATGGATCAGAAAGATGGAGATACAGCTGAAGAGCAATACCGCGACTGGTAGCATAATCGGCAAAAGGAGGCACCAGTTCACACATAAAAGCCTTCAGATTCCCATAGTTCGTAGCAATCTTGATATGCCCCTCTTCCACTTTCCGGAAATCCATCAACTGATTGACCAAAGAAAGCAGGTACTTGGAGTTCCGCTCCACCAGATGCAACTGTTCAATAACCTGTGGATTATAACTCAGTTTTAAAGCCCGCTCGATGGGTCCTATAATCAAAGTCAGTGGGGTACGGAACTCATGTGTAATGTTGGTAAAGAATGCCAGCTTGTCGATTGTCAGCTCTTCCACTTTCTGCGACATTTCCAGAATCTGATTCTTTTGTGTAGTAATCTTCTCATTCTGGTCTTTCAACAACTTATTTTGTTCAGAAAGTTCCTTCGTCTGATTGGAAAGCAGTTTTTTCTGCTCTTCCAACTCAGAAGTACGTTCTTCTACCATCTGATGCAACAAATCTTGCTGATGTTTCATCACTTTATAACGCCATAATAGCAAACGGTATCCTCCAAACAGCAAAAGGAACAGTACGGAAACCAAGAACCAAGGCGTTTTATAAAAATATGGACAGACTACAATAGACAACTCTTCTGTATGTTCCAGCCAGTGCTTCCCGTCCGGTGCATAACGAAGCTGAAACGTATATTTCCCTGGATAAAGATTTGTATAGGTTGCATTGTTCCGACTAGCTGGTACCGTCATCCACATGTCATCAAATCCCTTCAACCGATAAGAATATTGTGCCTGCGATTCTGACGCATAATCAAGAGCTGAAAACTCAATATAGAGTGATTTATCGCTTTCGTGCATACTAATCTTTCCAGCCTGTGGAAACACCTCCTCACCAAACACCTTGCAATGAGTAAAGGCCAATGGAAAAGTATGCAGATGTTCTACTTCAATCATCGGATGGATCTCCGTCAATCCTTTCTGACTACCAAAGAACAAATGTTCCTTATCAAAAGAAAGGGCACCAGCATTCCAATAGAACTGATTGGAAATCAGCCCATCAATCTGAGTATAATTTTGGAGCAGTTCTTCTTTCACATTAAAGCATGATAACCCATTATCTGTAGATACCCAAATATTACCATACCAATCTTCAAGAATACTACGAACACTGTTACTCACCAGCCCATCATCCTTTGTAAAAGCAGTAAACAAATAATCATCACCTCTTTTTTGTGCCCGATAAAATCCGTTTCCATTGCTACCCAACCACACAGTGCCGTCTTTTGCTTGAAAGATAGAAGTTATACGTTCTTTTTTACCAGAATCCGGCTTATCCAATTTATATACATATTTCTTATATTTCAACTGTCCTTTTCCATAAGCCACAAGATCAATGCGTAAAAGCCCGAAAGGAGAAGATACCCACAGTTCTTTTTCGCGAGTAATACACATGCCCAACGCATTCTGATTAATCACTTCTTTTCTCTCTTGTAAAAGTGGTTCTTCAATGGATCCATCAGCAGGATTATAAACATACAGATTACTCATCGTACCAATCCAAAGCAAATGATTAATAGAATCAAATGCCAGACTTGAAATAAAGGGATCTAGTAAAGGAAGAGGAATATAGCGTTTAGAAACAGAAGGCTTACGGTTAATCCAACCGACTCCACCTCCCCACGTACCCACATACAAACGTTCTTTGTTATCTATCACCAATACACTCACCGTGTTATGTCCCAGACAAGCTGGAGCAGCAGTGGTATAATGTAAAAACTTATCACTCCCTTGCAAACGACAGTTCAGTCCCCCTTCTACCGTCCCCACCCAAAGGGTATGATACTCATCTTCAACGATTGCATTGACAGGATTTCGGGAAAGACTTCCTGGATTATTAATTTGATGAAAATAATTGACTACCGATAAACGAGAAGGAAACATTTTACTCAAGCCTCCTATCTCTGTTCCAATCCAAACCACATTATTCTCATCATCCGCATAAAGCGCATT includes:
- a CDS encoding two-component regulator propeller domain-containing protein codes for the protein MRKRSVLFCLWLIFCLCHPTVGLHAVQTSSRFSFASITIKDGLPYNFVDDIIKSSDGYLWVTTYGGGVARYDGHEFVTFHTNATNEKRVLKSNFVEKLTEDSFHRIWMAGEAGIELLSTENLQLLSAESLQSQQMAELMEQPASFLLTSKAGNLWICSHGQIYKVIFNSTGTVKKVILVSDTPLHERGCVLAEIDGYIWFFHKGKLCRINEEVERAQEPQPVSVSLTISPYDAVFCIYHYQNNVWIGTNNGLYCYDLTTDTSRYYMHDPHNLSSLSQNYVTDITSMRDGQIIVGTLFGLNVFDASSSEFIRIQEEDSLDIHGLSCNFINALYADDENNVVWIGTEIGGLSKMFPSRLSVVNYFHQINNPGSLSRNPVNAIVEDEYHTLWVGTVEGGLNCRLQGSDKFLHYTTAAPACLGHNTVSVLVIDNKERLYVGTWGGGVGWINRKPSVSKRYIPLPLLDPFISSLAFDSINHLLWIGTMSNLYVYNPADGSIEEPLLQERKEVINQNALGMCITREKELWVSSPFGLLRIDLVAYGKGQLKYKKYVYKLDKPDSGKKERITSIFQAKDGTVWLGSNGNGFYRAQKRGDDYLFTAFTKDDGLVSNSVRSILEDWYGNIWVSTDNGLSCFNVKEELLQNYTQIDGLISNQFYWNAGALSFDKEHLFFGSQKGLTEIHPMIEVEHLHTFPLAFTHCKVFGEEVFPQAGKISMHESDKSLYIEFSALDYASESQAQYSYRLKGFDDMWMTVPASRNNATYTNLYPGKYTFQLRYAPDGKHWLEHTEELSIVVCPYFYKTPWFLVSVLFLLLFGGYRLLLWRYKVMKHQQDLLHQMVEERTSELEEQKKLLSNQTKELSEQNKLLKDQNEKITTQKNQILEMSQKVEELTIDKLAFFTNITHEFRTPLTLIIGPIERALKLSYNPQVIEQLHLVERNSKYLLSLVNQLMDFRKVEEGHIKIATNYGNLKAFMCELVPPFADYATSRGIALQLYLHLSDPFLMFDEDVMRKIMTNLISNALKFTPKGGSIGIYVGVVGPEKDKKLFISVRDTGKGIPEQDMERIFSQFYQSDNQSQESVSGQSGTGIGLYLCRELIGLLNGKIYAKNNPVKGASFRILLPALYGESKVQLDSEADKEDVIVDIPRNGRMTVLVVEDNKDMRDYIRSILVEYYNVLEASQGEEALTVLRASNVDFIISDLMMPVMDGMELSRRVKSDFSISHIPFLMLTAKTSDEARLESYKMGADAFLLKPFDEDMLLARISNILENRKRLQRKFSIDMNTDSLEIEENSGDKKFLSKAMEVVKENYKNPDFEVSDFIEAIGISKSLLNKKMQSLTGQSAGQFIRNYRLNLARELLLKNKVSRAMNISEIAYEVGFNDPKYFTRCFTKHFNVTPSGMLEGN